Below is a genomic region from Isosphaeraceae bacterium EP7.
CCTATCGTCGTCCGGGGTCCCACAGCCCGGGGACCCGCGCGGAGTTCTTGCGAATGCGGACCGTTGCACTGGTCTTGTCGATAATCGTCGCGACGGCCCCCACGGGAGCGCTCGCGGCGGATGGTAGCCGGGGCTCGAAGTCGAGCCGACCCCACGGCATCGAGCGAAGGGTCCCGCTGAAGACCTCGAAGGTGCTGGGCTCGCCCGAGCCGCCCCCTCCTTATCGCGCCGAGAAAGCGTTCCCGAATCTCAAGATCAAGCAAGCCCTGTCGTTCGAGCACGAGCCGGGGACGAATCACTATTTCGTCATTCAACATCTGGGGGGTTGGGCGCCGCCGGGGAAACTCCTGCGGGTCGAGGACAAGCCTGACGTCGACCGCTACGACGAGGTGCTCGACTTCGGCCCCAAGACGATCGCCTACGGGCTCGACTTCCACCCGAAGTACGAGGAGAACGGCTACCTCTTCGTCGGGATGAACACCGAGAACGACGGGCCGCACAAGACGCGGGTCAGCCGGTACACGGTGGACCGCAAGACGCGGGCGATCGACCCCAAGAGCGAGCTGATCATCATCGAGTGGGAGTCGAACGGGCACAACGGCGGCGACTTGGCGTTCGACAAGAATGGCCTGCTGTTCGTGAGCTCGGGGGATGGCACGTCCGACTCGGACACGAATAACCGTGGCCAGGACATGACGTTCCTGACCTCGAAGATTCTGCGCATCGACGTCGACCACCCCGCGCCCGGGATGAACTACTCGGTCCCCGAGGGCAACCCGTTCTCCCACATCCCAGGGGCCCGCAAGGAGACCTGGGCGATCGGGATGCGCAACCCCTGGCGGCTGACGTACGACAAGGCCAGCGATCAGCTCTGGTGCGGCGTCAACGGCCAGGATCTCTGGGAGACGGCCGACATGATCGAGCGCGGGGGCAACTACGGTTGGAGCGTCACCGAGGGGAGCCACCCGTTCCTGGCCACCCGCAAGTTGGGCCCGGCCCCGCTGACCCAGCCCACCGTCGAGCACAGCCACGCCGAGGCGCGGTCGCTCAGCGGCGGGACCGTCTATCATGGCAAGAAGTACCCCGAGCTGGATGGAGCCTACATTTACGGAGACTGGGCGACCGGCAAGATCTGGGCGGTGAAGATGGAAGGGAAGACGAAGGTCTTCCACCGCGAGATCGCCGATACGGCCCTGCAAATCACGGGGTTCGGCCTGGATTCGGCCGGCGAGCTGATCGTCATCGACCACCAGACGGCCTTCTACCGGTTGGTGCCCGGGAAGTCCGAGGACAAGGTCCTGTCGGAAAAGTTTCCGAGGAAGCTGAGCGACTCGGGCCTGTTCTCGAGCGTGGCCGAGCTGAAGATGGCCCCGGGCCTGATCCCTTACACCGTCAACTCGCCCCTCTGGTCCGACGGCGCCGGCAAGATCAGGCACATGGCCGTCCCCGGCGAGGAGAAGGTGGAATTCACCGAGCAGAACGGCTGGGCCTTCCCCGATCACACGGTGCTGGTCAAGACCTTCACCCTCAACCTGGCCGGGACCGATGCCAAGGCCAAGAAGCCGGTGCCGATCGAGACCCGATTCATGGTCAAGGAGCAGGGGGAGTGGGTCGGGTACTCGTACCTCTGGAATGACGACAAGACCGACGCCACGCTGGTGCCCAAGGAGGGGATGGACAAGGTCTTCGCCGTGAAGGGGGCCGACGGCAAGGCCGTGGCGCAAACCTGGCATTACCCGAGCCGGGCCGAGTGCATGGTCTGCCACTCCAGGGCTTCAAACTACGTGCTCGGGCTGACCGCCCCGCAGATGAATCGCGAGTTCAAGTATCCGCGGGCGACGGACAACCAGATCCGGACCCTCGAGCACATCGGCCTGTTCTCGAACAAGGTGGGCAAGCCGACCTCGGAGCTGCCGAAGCTGGACGACCCGAGCGACACCAAGCTCGCCCTTGAGTCTCGGGTGCGGTCGTATCTTCATTCCAACTGCTCCAGCTGCCATGTGGGCGCCGGCGGCGGCAATGCGGCGATCGAGCTGACGGGCGGGTCTTCGCTGGAGAGGCTAGGCGTTGGCCAGACGCCGCAGCAGGGTGCGCACGGAGTGAAGGACCCGAAGATCATCGCGCCGGGTCATCCCGACTCGTCGACGATGTACCTGGCCATGAAGCGCCGGGGTGCGGGTCAGATGCCGCCGCTGGGGACGAATGTGGTCGACGAGAAGGCCGTCGCCATGCTTCGTGACTGGATCAGCAAGCTGCCCGCCGACGCGGTCAAGAAAGCGAGCCCCGACAAGACGGCAGCCAACCCCTGATCCATTCGAGCCTCGATGAGTCTTCGCGACGGCCGCCGGGGGGAAACGTCCCCCCGGCGGCCGTCTCCCATTTCGAACTGCGCGGGCTGAAGCGAGACGGCCGGTTGTGCCGATCAATCACGGGAGATGGCCAAACTTCCATGACGACGGACCTACGCGGAGCATGGATGCGCGTTCGATGGGTCTTGGGGATTGGAGTCACGCTGGCCGCGGCCTGCTCGCACGCGGCGCGTGGCGAAGGCCCCCTCGCGCCCATTGCTGCCAAGACTGCGGGGGTCGAGTCGCGGCTGAAAGCCCTGGAAGACGTCAATAAGCGGATGGCCGATCGCTACGAGGAGCTGCTTCGCCGCGCCGAAGCCGACCGGAAACGGTCGGACGAGCGGTACGTTGACCTCCAGCACCGCTACGACGAGCTGCGGCAGAAGGTTGAGACGGGCGAGATCGAGGAAGTCGGGCCCACGCTCCCGGAACCCGAGACCGGCAGGCCCCTCCCGCGACCGGGGCCGGCATCGAAACGGTGGAATCGCCCCTCGTTCGGCGGCTCGACGGCCGCGGGCGAGCGTGCTCGAGGTGCGGGGGACGGCGGCGACGAGGCCGCGAGCCCGATGTTTCCCCACTTTGACGACGGCGTGGTCTTCAGCACCGAAGACGACGAGTTCAGCTTGCGCCTTCACGTGCTCGACCAGACCGACCTCAAGCTGTTCACACCCAACAACATGTCGCCGACGCACAGCGGGCTCTACATCCCGCGCGTGAGGCTCTACTTCGAAGGTCGGATGGGCAAGCCGTTCGAGTATGAGGTTTCATTGCAGCGCAGCATCGAGGGGGTCTGGGACCTGCTCGACGGCAACCTGAACTTCCGGCCGACCGACGCCTTGCAGGTCCGCTTCGGGCGGATGCTGGTCCCCTACAGCTACGACTGGTACGACCACCTCGAACAGTATTTCATCACGCCGGAACGCGGGCTCTACCCGCTGAACTTCGGCCTGTCGCGGTCGGCCGGCTTCATGGTCCACGGCCGGGTTGCCGGCGAACGCGTGCAATACGCCGCCGGCATCTTCGACGGCAGGCTGGCCGGCCTGGCGGACAACAACACCGTGCGCGACGCGGTCGGGTACCTGAACGTCCGGCCGTTCCTGGGTTCCGAGCGATTCACGGCCCTTCATGAGCTGAACATCGGCGGCTCGATCTTCTCCGGGATCCAGTCCGAGCCCCAGGACCCCTTGCCACTGAGGACGTCGCTGCAATCGTCGGAGAACGACGAGGGGGCGAGGGCCGCCTCGGCGACCTTCCTCACATTCAACGAGGGGGTCACGCCGCTGGGGGCACGCTCGGCAGGCGCCCTGCACTTTGCTTACTACTTCAAGCAACTCTCCGTCGAAGCCGAATTCCAGCGCGGGTCGACCGACTATTACAAACTCGGCCGGCCGGG
It encodes:
- a CDS encoding PQQ-dependent sugar dehydrogenase: MRTVALVLSIIVATAPTGALAADGSRGSKSSRPHGIERRVPLKTSKVLGSPEPPPPYRAEKAFPNLKIKQALSFEHEPGTNHYFVIQHLGGWAPPGKLLRVEDKPDVDRYDEVLDFGPKTIAYGLDFHPKYEENGYLFVGMNTENDGPHKTRVSRYTVDRKTRAIDPKSELIIIEWESNGHNGGDLAFDKNGLLFVSSGDGTSDSDTNNRGQDMTFLTSKILRIDVDHPAPGMNYSVPEGNPFSHIPGARKETWAIGMRNPWRLTYDKASDQLWCGVNGQDLWETADMIERGGNYGWSVTEGSHPFLATRKLGPAPLTQPTVEHSHAEARSLSGGTVYHGKKYPELDGAYIYGDWATGKIWAVKMEGKTKVFHREIADTALQITGFGLDSAGELIVIDHQTAFYRLVPGKSEDKVLSEKFPRKLSDSGLFSSVAELKMAPGLIPYTVNSPLWSDGAGKIRHMAVPGEEKVEFTEQNGWAFPDHTVLVKTFTLNLAGTDAKAKKPVPIETRFMVKEQGEWVGYSYLWNDDKTDATLVPKEGMDKVFAVKGADGKAVAQTWHYPSRAECMVCHSRASNYVLGLTAPQMNREFKYPRATDNQIRTLEHIGLFSNKVGKPTSELPKLDDPSDTKLALESRVRSYLHSNCSSCHVGAGGGNAAIELTGGSSLERLGVGQTPQQGAHGVKDPKIIAPGHPDSSTMYLAMKRRGAGQMPPLGTNVVDEKAVAMLRDWISKLPADAVKKASPDKTAANP
- a CDS encoding porin, which encodes MRVRWVLGIGVTLAAACSHAARGEGPLAPIAAKTAGVESRLKALEDVNKRMADRYEELLRRAEADRKRSDERYVDLQHRYDELRQKVETGEIEEVGPTLPEPETGRPLPRPGPASKRWNRPSFGGSTAAGERARGAGDGGDEAASPMFPHFDDGVVFSTEDDEFSLRLHVLDQTDLKLFTPNNMSPTHSGLYIPRVRLYFEGRMGKPFEYEVSLQRSIEGVWDLLDGNLNFRPTDALQVRFGRMLVPYSYDWYDHLEQYFITPERGLYPLNFGLSRSAGFMVHGRVAGERVQYAAGIFDGRLAGLADNNTVRDAVGYLNVRPFLGSERFTALHELNIGGSIFSGIQSEPQDPLPLRTSLQSSENDEGARAASATFLTFNEGVTPLGARSAGALHFAYYFKQLSVEAEFQRGSTDYYKLGRPGLTSVPSSGSHVTAGYFLTGETVKRREGVVPLRPFYAGGRRFGPGAIELFGRYSTLRLGQSIFDAGLSDPTESTRALSMVDLGFNWYPNRFVKFYVDYQLPFYDTPVLVNPGREIYSTSAPLFWVRCQIYF